The following are encoded together in the Streptomyces sp. NBC_00358 genome:
- a CDS encoding copper resistance CopC/CopD family protein, whose protein sequence is MNGSWQRDRRRLGARALALLGSVLVLVLFGGVGAASAHAALTSTDPQDGSVVKSAPRQVTLTFSESIGLLDDSFRVLTPENRRVHTGAPGHADGRSDTATVTLPRGLGTGTFTVAWRVVSADSHPVSGAFTFSIGKPSPTAAPPPPTGGNPASAALYDIARYAAYSGLALLIGAVTFVLACGYPGSVRRLLVTGWWTLLGSTFALLLLRGPYERGTGVADVLDPTSLSETLTGRSGVILVVRLALLAAVAFMPLRASAGAREPGRGVGVPGVLGGLFALALAVTWAAAEHASAGIQVPVAMVSSVLHLLAMAVWLGGLAALLTALHRPAEPVPPAVVTRFSRLALTSVAVLAITGVYQSWRGLGSWDALTTTSYGRLLVVKLALVTLLLAGAFLSRRWTARLATAEPSATVPAGRTQVAVAVPAGAPADRVAVTGRVGERHGGEDGTPQGDAGEGGPTAEIPTTDSQKEAGSKEAGSKADEPSADGAKAGGAKAGGPTGGGPGDTAYHRGLRRSVLAEVTIGILVLVITTMLTGTQPGRAATESAAAVAAVNRPASTTTLVPFDVGTPGGHGKVQIELSPGRVGENSVQAVIIGPDGGLATVPEVRLTFTLESQKVGPIDAEVTDKGGYWTSDGLTLPIPGTWTIKATIRTTDIDQVTVSKTVKID, encoded by the coding sequence GTGAACGGAAGCTGGCAGCGAGACCGGCGGCGGCTCGGCGCACGGGCCCTGGCCCTGTTGGGCAGTGTCCTGGTGCTCGTGCTCTTCGGGGGCGTGGGCGCCGCGTCCGCCCACGCCGCGCTGACGAGCACCGACCCGCAGGACGGCAGCGTGGTGAAGTCGGCACCCCGCCAGGTGACCCTGACGTTCAGCGAGTCGATCGGACTGCTCGACGACTCCTTCCGCGTGCTCACCCCGGAGAACCGGCGCGTCCACACCGGCGCCCCGGGGCACGCGGACGGCCGGTCCGACACCGCCACCGTCACGCTGCCGCGCGGCCTGGGCACCGGCACGTTCACGGTGGCCTGGCGGGTCGTCTCGGCGGACAGCCACCCCGTCTCCGGGGCCTTCACCTTCTCCATCGGCAAGCCGTCCCCGACCGCCGCGCCCCCGCCGCCCACCGGGGGGAATCCCGCCTCCGCCGCCCTCTACGACATCGCCCGCTACGCCGCCTACAGCGGGCTCGCGCTGCTCATCGGCGCGGTCACGTTCGTCCTGGCCTGCGGCTACCCGGGCTCCGTACGGCGGCTGCTGGTGACCGGCTGGTGGACCCTGCTCGGCTCCACGTTCGCGCTGCTCCTGCTGCGCGGCCCCTACGAGCGCGGCACCGGCGTCGCGGACGTCCTCGACCCGACGAGCCTGAGCGAGACCCTGACGGGCCGGTCCGGCGTCATCCTGGTGGTGCGGCTGGCACTGCTCGCCGCGGTGGCCTTCATGCCCCTGCGCGCGTCGGCGGGGGCCCGGGAGCCAGGCCGCGGTGTCGGCGTTCCCGGCGTCCTCGGCGGGCTGTTCGCGCTGGCCCTCGCGGTCACCTGGGCCGCCGCCGAACACGCCTCCGCCGGGATCCAGGTTCCCGTGGCGATGGTCTCCTCCGTGCTGCACCTGCTCGCCATGGCGGTGTGGCTCGGCGGTCTGGCCGCCCTGCTGACCGCCCTCCACCGCCCCGCCGAGCCGGTCCCCCCGGCCGTCGTCACCCGCTTCTCCCGTCTCGCCCTCACGTCGGTCGCCGTCCTCGCGATCACCGGCGTCTACCAGTCCTGGCGCGGCCTCGGCTCCTGGGACGCCCTGACCACGACGTCGTACGGCAGGCTCCTGGTCGTCAAGCTCGCCCTGGTGACCCTCCTGCTGGCGGGAGCCTTCCTCTCGCGGCGCTGGACGGCCCGGCTCGCGACGGCGGAGCCGTCCGCCACCGTCCCCGCCGGGCGGACGCAGGTCGCGGTCGCGGTGCCGGCCGGGGCCCCGGCGGACCGGGTCGCGGTCACCGGCCGGGTGGGCGAGCGGCACGGAGGCGAGGACGGGACACCTCAGGGGGACGCCGGCGAAGGCGGCCCGACGGCAGAGATCCCGACGACAGACAGCCAGAAGGAAGCCGGGTCGAAGGAAGCCGGGTCGAAGGCGGACGAGCCGTCGGCTGACGGTGCGAAGGCGGGCGGTGCGAAGGCCGGTGGGCCGACGGGTGGTGGTCCGGGGGACACCGCGTACCACCGGGGCCTGCGCCGCTCGGTGCTCGCCGAGGTCACCATCGGCATCCTGGTGCTGGTGATCACGACCATGCTGACCGGGACCCAGCCGGGCCGGGCCGCCACGGAGTCCGCCGCCGCCGTCGCGGCCGTGAACCGGCCGGCCTCGACGACGACGCTGGTCCCCTTCGACGTCGGCACCCCGGGCGGCCACGGCAAGGTCCAGATCGAACTGTCGCCCGGCCGGGTGGGCGAGAACTCCGTGCAGGCCGTGATCATCGGCCCCGACGGCGGCCTCGCGACCGTCCCCGAAGTGCGCCTCACCTTCACCCTGGAATCCCAGAAGGTCGGCCCGATCGACGCCGAGGTCACCGACAAGGGCGGCTACTGGACATCGGACGGCCTGACCCTCCCGATCCCCGGCACCTGGACGATCAAGGCCACGATCCGCACCACCGACATCGACCAGGTCACCGTCTCGAAGACCGTGAAGATCGACTGA
- a CDS encoding penicillin acylase family protein — translation MTAEIFRDTWGIPHLRAGSALELARAQGRVTARDRAWQLEVERHRSQGTSAAFLGAESVDWDRFARRARLDDTARRCFEVLTERDPETAAWVVAYVDGINDGLPEGAARAPEFAESGLAPGRWEPWSPLGVWLGTHILFAGFPAKLWREEVVRRLGADAVGLFAMDGPGTAGSNGWLVGGERTATGRALIAGDPHRFIEDPGVYQQIRLSCPEFDVVGLAVPGVPGIAHFAHTGTVAWAITNAMADYQDLYRERLRLVDAGDAGDARGAGGTGVVEVLDPDGVWRPVERHVERVEVAGGEPVEVEVIETARGPVVIGGAGAEESISLRYPPRVTRDLGFGALLPLLRARRVADVDRAFDVWAEPVNVVQAADTEGGTLHRVAGRVPVRGTAGRTRVVPAWEAGHAWTGWHEMPYGPVEDGLAVMANQRGPAAPLGVEFAPPHRAARIRQLLDAGAKWSARDMPAIHMDTRLASAAALLDRLPTLALSGAAAGLREQLLRWDRHMDAGSRTAALYAQVRGAVVRRLAAHPALAVLAEPPARPAVFLPWLALVPRVAFALENLLTTPELYGIDRDDVVRAAVEEVAARPAPGTWGDTHRLAPWRALTGAAYDEPALSGDNDCVLSTSSVPGLTDLSARGSAARYVWDLADRDNSLWVVPFGADGVPGAAHHRDQLPLWLKGDLAPVTTDWNKLTKESDDD, via the coding sequence GTGACCGCCGAGATCTTCCGTGACACCTGGGGCATCCCGCATCTGCGCGCCGGCAGCGCCCTGGAACTCGCCCGCGCCCAGGGCCGGGTCACCGCCCGGGACCGGGCCTGGCAGCTAGAGGTCGAGCGGCACCGCTCCCAGGGCACCTCGGCCGCGTTCCTCGGCGCGGAGTCCGTCGACTGGGACCGGTTCGCGCGCCGGGCCCGCCTCGACGACACCGCGCGACGCTGCTTCGAGGTCCTGACGGAGCGGGACCCCGAGACGGCCGCGTGGGTCGTCGCCTACGTCGACGGGATCAACGACGGACTGCCCGAAGGGGCCGCCCGCGCACCCGAGTTCGCGGAGAGCGGCCTCGCTCCGGGGCGCTGGGAACCCTGGAGCCCGCTGGGTGTCTGGCTCGGCACGCACATCCTGTTCGCCGGGTTCCCCGCCAAACTGTGGCGCGAGGAGGTCGTACGACGGCTGGGCGCGGACGCGGTCGGCCTGTTCGCCATGGACGGGCCGGGCACGGCCGGGAGCAACGGCTGGCTGGTCGGCGGCGAACGCACCGCCACGGGGCGGGCGTTGATCGCCGGTGACCCGCACCGCTTCATCGAGGACCCCGGTGTCTACCAGCAGATCCGTCTCTCCTGCCCGGAGTTCGACGTCGTCGGCCTCGCCGTCCCCGGTGTCCCGGGCATCGCGCACTTCGCCCACACCGGAACCGTCGCCTGGGCGATCACCAACGCGATGGCCGACTACCAGGACCTCTACCGGGAGCGGCTGCGACTCGTGGACGCGGGAGACGCCGGGGACGCGCGGGGCGCCGGAGGCACCGGGGTGGTCGAGGTCCTCGATCCCGACGGCGTGTGGCGGCCAGTGGAACGGCACGTGGAGCGCGTCGAGGTGGCCGGCGGTGAACCCGTCGAGGTCGAGGTGATCGAGACGGCGCGCGGGCCCGTGGTGATCGGGGGCGCCGGAGCGGAGGAGTCCATCAGCCTGCGCTACCCGCCCCGCGTGACCCGCGACCTCGGCTTCGGCGCGCTCCTCCCGCTGCTGCGCGCCCGCCGGGTCGCCGACGTGGACCGGGCGTTCGACGTCTGGGCCGAGCCGGTGAACGTCGTCCAGGCCGCCGACACGGAGGGCGGAACGCTGCACCGCGTCGCGGGCCGGGTCCCGGTCCGCGGCACGGCCGGCCGCACCAGGGTCGTGCCCGCCTGGGAGGCCGGGCACGCGTGGACCGGCTGGCACGAGATGCCGTACGGCCCGGTCGAGGACGGTCTCGCCGTGATGGCGAACCAGCGCGGCCCCGCGGCCCCGCTCGGCGTCGAGTTCGCGCCGCCCCACCGCGCCGCCCGCATCCGCCAACTGCTCGACGCGGGCGCGAAGTGGTCGGCGCGGGACATGCCGGCCATCCACATGGACACCCGGCTCGCCTCCGCCGCCGCCCTGCTGGACCGGTTGCCCACGCTGGCACTCTCCGGCGCCGCCGCCGGGCTCAGGGAGCAACTCCTGCGCTGGGACCGGCACATGGACGCCGGCAGCCGCACGGCGGCGCTGTACGCGCAGGTGCGCGGCGCGGTCGTACGACGGCTCGCGGCCCACCCCGCCCTCGCCGTGCTGGCCGAGCCGCCCGCCCGTCCGGCGGTCTTCCTGCCCTGGCTCGCTCTCGTCCCCCGCGTCGCCTTCGCCCTCGAAAACCTGCTGACGACACCGGAGTTGTACGGCATCGACCGCGACGACGTGGTGCGCGCGGCCGTCGAGGAGGTGGCCGCCCGGCCCGCGCCGGGCACCTGGGGCGACACCCATCGCCTCGCGCCCTGGAGGGCGCTCACCGGCGCCGCGTACGACGAACCGGCCCTGTCCGGCGACAACGACTGCGTCCTGTCCACCTCGTCGGTGCCCGGACTGACCGACCTGAGCGCCCGCGGATCGGCCGCCCGGTACGTCTGGGACCTCGCCGACCGCGACAACAGCCTCTGGGTGGTGCCCTTCGGAGCCGACGGCGTCCCCGGCGCGGCCCACCACCGCGATCAACTCCCCTTGTGGCTCAAGGGAGATCTCGCCCCGGTGACCACCGACTGGAACAAGCTGACCAAGGAGAGCGATGACGACTGA
- a CDS encoding DNA polymerase III subunit gamma and tau: MSSLALYRRYRPESFAEVIGQEHVTDPLQQALRNNRVNHAYLFSGPRGCGKTTSARILARCLNCEQGPTPTPCGVCQSCQDLARNGRGSIDVIEIDAASHGGVDDARDLREKAFFGPASSRYKIYIIDEAHMVTPAGFNALLKVVEEPPEHLKFIFATTEPEKVIGTIRSRTHHYPFRLVPPGTLREYLGEVCGQEGIPVADGVLPLVVRAGAGSVRDSMSVMDQLLAGAADAGVTYAMATSLLGYTDGSLLDAVVEAFAAGDGAAAFEVVDTVIEGGNDPRRFVADLLERLRDLVILAAVPDAAEKGLIDAPVNVVERMQAQAGVFGAAELSRAADLVNDGLTEMRGATSPRLQLELICARVLLPAAYGDERSVMARLDRIERGVNFSGGQAAPAMGYVPGPEAHGAAPVPQAAGPVGPAGGGPAAARAAARGAGQDGAGEGAGAAPGVAPRISAPVAPVAPATAVTAPAPTGAAPAGGPGAPGYAPSAPEQPAAPAGTPAAPAGAAPGAWPTATAAGSGRRPGGWPTATPAGGGQAPPQSAPVPAATPAPPAAGYGAPQAPVPAVPPAAGGPDPRVLWPNILEAVKNRRRFTWILLSQNAQVTAFDGTTLQIGFINAGARDNFASSGSEDVLRQALAEQFNVQWKVEAIVDASGGSAPPAAPGGSGFGGGGGYGGGGSGYGGGATGGGGGGGGYGGAPAGRSPAPQQPSAPAPRPPAPQSGPSAGRVQGQNMSATAPAHEPPPVAPEDDTPEDDDPDLDESALSGHELIVRELGATVVEEFSNE, translated from the coding sequence GTGTCGTCTCTCGCGCTGTACCGCCGCTATCGCCCGGAGTCGTTCGCCGAGGTCATCGGGCAGGAGCATGTCACCGACCCGTTGCAGCAGGCGCTGCGGAACAACCGGGTCAATCACGCGTACCTGTTCAGCGGTCCGCGCGGGTGCGGAAAGACCACGAGCGCGCGCATCCTGGCCCGCTGTCTGAACTGTGAGCAGGGGCCCACACCGACGCCGTGCGGGGTGTGTCAGTCCTGCCAGGACCTCGCCCGCAACGGCCGGGGCTCCATCGACGTCATCGAGATCGACGCGGCTTCGCACGGTGGTGTGGACGACGCCCGTGACCTGCGGGAAAAGGCCTTCTTCGGGCCCGCGAGCAGCCGGTACAAGATCTACATCATCGACGAGGCCCACATGGTCACGCCGGCCGGTTTCAACGCGCTGCTGAAGGTCGTCGAGGAACCCCCGGAGCACCTCAAGTTCATCTTCGCCACGACCGAGCCCGAGAAGGTCATCGGGACGATCCGCTCGCGGACCCACCACTACCCGTTCCGGCTGGTGCCGCCCGGGACCCTGCGCGAATATCTGGGCGAGGTCTGCGGGCAGGAGGGCATTCCCGTCGCGGACGGCGTGCTTCCTCTCGTCGTACGGGCGGGCGCGGGCTCCGTGCGTGACTCCATGTCCGTGATGGACCAGCTGCTCGCCGGTGCCGCCGACGCGGGTGTGACGTACGCCATGGCGACCTCGCTGCTCGGGTACACCGACGGCTCGCTGCTGGACGCCGTCGTCGAGGCGTTCGCGGCGGGGGACGGCGCCGCCGCCTTCGAAGTGGTGGACACCGTCATCGAAGGCGGCAACGACCCGCGGCGCTTCGTCGCGGACCTGCTGGAGCGGCTGCGGGACCTGGTCATCCTGGCGGCCGTTCCGGACGCGGCGGAGAAGGGGCTCATCGACGCTCCGGTCAACGTGGTGGAGCGGATGCAGGCGCAGGCCGGGGTGTTCGGCGCCGCCGAGCTGAGCCGCGCCGCCGACCTCGTCAACGACGGGCTGACGGAGATGCGCGGTGCCACCTCGCCGCGCCTCCAGCTCGAACTGATCTGCGCGCGCGTGCTGCTGCCCGCCGCCTACGGGGACGAGCGGTCCGTCATGGCCCGGCTCGACCGCATCGAGCGCGGGGTGAACTTCTCGGGTGGCCAGGCCGCGCCCGCCATGGGCTATGTGCCGGGACCCGAGGCGCACGGCGCGGCGCCGGTCCCGCAGGCCGCCGGCCCGGTGGGTCCTGCCGGAGGCGGCCCCGCGGCGGCCCGTGCCGCGGCCCGGGGAGCGGGACAGGACGGTGCCGGTGAGGGTGCCGGGGCCGCGCCGGGGGTGGCACCCAGGATCTCCGCCCCCGTCGCGCCGGTGGCGCCCGCGACCGCCGTGACCGCCCCGGCCCCCACAGGCGCTGCCCCCGCCGGTGGACCGGGCGCGCCCGGGTACGCGCCCTCGGCGCCCGAGCAGCCCGCGGCCCCGGCCGGAACACCCGCCGCGCCCGCGGGCGCGGCGCCCGGTGCCTGGCCCACCGCGACGGCCGCGGGCAGCGGCCGCCGCCCCGGCGGCTGGCCCACGGCGACGCCCGCGGGCGGCGGACAGGCTCCGCCGCAGTCCGCCCCGGTCCCCGCCGCCACCCCGGCTCCTCCCGCCGCCGGGTACGGAGCGCCCCAGGCTCCCGTCCCTGCGGTGCCACCGGCAGCGGGTGGCCCCGACCCCCGCGTGCTGTGGCCGAACATCCTGGAGGCGGTGAAGAACCGCCGCCGCTTCACCTGGATCCTGCTGAGCCAGAACGCGCAGGTCACGGCCTTCGACGGCACGACCCTGCAGATCGGCTTCATCAACGCCGGGGCCCGTGACAACTTCGCGAGCAGCGGCAGCGAGGACGTGCTGCGGCAGGCGCTCGCGGAGCAGTTCAACGTGCAGTGGAAGGTCGAGGCGATCGTGGACGCCTCGGGCGGTTCGGCCCCGCCGGCCGCTCCGGGGGGCTCGGGCTTCGGCGGTGGGGGCGGTTACGGCGGCGGAGGCAGCGGCTACGGCGGTGGCGCCACCGGCGGAGGCGGCGGTGGAGGCGGTTACGGCGGGGCTCCGGCCGGCCGGAGCCCCGCGCCCCAGCAGCCGTCCGCCCCGGCCCCGAGACCCCCGGCCCCCCAGTCCGGCCCGTCCGCGGGCCGTGTCCAGGGCCAGAACATGTCCGCCACGGCCCCGGCCCACGAACCGCCGCCGGTCGCCCCGGAGGACGACACCCCGGAGGACGACGACCCCGACCTGGACGAGTCCGCGCTCTCCGGCCACGAGCTGATCGTCCGCGAGCTCGGGGCCACGGTGGTCGAGGAGTTCTCGAACGAGTGA
- a CDS encoding GNAT family N-acetyltransferase, protein MTTETYAGAREAVHEQRFDGFGTVRVLPVDPHADLDVLHAWVTEERAEYWGMTGFTKRQVLETYLHLDSLDTHHAFLAVKDGAPAALFQTYEPEADRVCECYEVRPGDIGVHLFIGPPAPGGAERPGWSSTLLTAFLAYALTGLDRRRAVVEPDARNARAIARLTRQGFVPAGDIVLPGIDLPEVRLPEKHAKLAFLTREAFEKGPTPPR, encoded by the coding sequence ATGACGACTGAGACGTACGCCGGCGCCCGCGAGGCCGTCCACGAGCAGCGGTTCGACGGATTCGGCACGGTCCGGGTGCTGCCCGTCGACCCGCACGCCGACCTCGACGTCCTGCACGCCTGGGTCACCGAGGAGCGGGCCGAATACTGGGGCATGACCGGGTTCACCAAGCGGCAGGTGCTGGAGACCTATCTCCACCTCGACTCGCTCGACACCCACCACGCCTTCCTCGCGGTCAAGGACGGCGCACCCGCCGCGCTCTTCCAGACGTACGAGCCCGAGGCCGACCGGGTCTGCGAGTGCTACGAGGTCCGGCCCGGCGACATCGGCGTCCACCTGTTCATCGGACCTCCCGCACCCGGCGGCGCCGAGCGGCCGGGCTGGTCCTCCACCCTGCTGACGGCGTTCCTGGCGTACGCGCTGACCGGCCTGGACCGGCGGCGGGCCGTCGTCGAACCCGACGCCCGCAACGCCAGGGCCATCGCCCGGCTGACCCGGCAGGGTTTCGTCCCCGCCGGCGACATCGTGCTCCCCGGCATCGACCTGCCCGAGGTCCGCCTTCCCGAGAAGCACGCCAAGCTCGCCTTCCTCACGCGCGAGGCCTTCGAGAAGGGTCCGACGCCGCCGAGGTGA
- a CDS encoding HhH-GPD-type base excision DNA repair protein — MDVTLHLAQQPEADELLGRSPLAALVGMLLDQQVPMEWAFAGPYTIARRMGADDLDAQEIASYDPERFAALLSEKPAVHRYPGSMGKRIHQLCQYLVEHYDGDAAAVWKDAATGEELLRRLKELPGFGPQKAQIFLALLGKQLGVRPKGWREAAGSYGEAKSFRSVADITGPESLAKVRAHKQEMKAAAKAAGK; from the coding sequence ATGGACGTCACGCTTCACCTCGCCCAGCAGCCCGAGGCCGACGAACTGCTCGGCCGCAGTCCGCTCGCCGCCCTGGTCGGCATGCTGCTGGACCAGCAGGTGCCGATGGAATGGGCCTTCGCGGGGCCGTACACGATCGCCCGGCGCATGGGGGCGGACGATCTCGACGCGCAGGAGATCGCCTCGTACGACCCGGAGAGGTTCGCCGCGCTGCTCTCCGAGAAGCCGGCCGTGCACCGCTATCCCGGCTCGATGGGCAAGCGCATCCATCAGCTCTGCCAGTACCTCGTCGAGCACTACGACGGAGACGCCGCCGCCGTCTGGAAGGACGCCGCGACCGGCGAGGAACTTCTCCGCCGTCTCAAGGAACTCCCCGGTTTCGGGCCGCAGAAGGCCCAGATCTTCCTGGCCCTCCTCGGCAAGCAGCTCGGCGTCCGCCCCAAGGGCTGGCGCGAGGCGGCGGGCTCCTACGGCGAGGCGAAGTCCTTCCGCTCGGTCGCCGACATCACCGGCCCGGAGTCCCTCGCCAAGGTCCGCGCCCACAAACAGGAGATGAAGGCGGCCGCGAAGGCCGCCGGGAAGTAG
- the purD gene encoding phosphoribosylamine--glycine ligase, translated as MKVLVIGGGAREHALCRSLSLDPDVTALYCAPGNAGIAEVAELHAVDALDGAAVAALATELGAELVIVGPEAPLVAGVADAVRAAGIPCFGPSGEAARLEGSKAFAKDVMAGAGVPTARSYVCATPEEVEEALDAFGAPYVVKDDGLAAGKGVVVTDDLEAARAHANACDRVVIEEFLDGPEVSLFAITDGTTVVPLQPAQDFKRALDGDEGPNTGGMGAYSPLPWADPKLVEEVMESVLQPTVDELRRRGTPFSGLLYAGLAITSRGVRVIEFNARFGDPETQVVLARLKTPLAGVLLASANATLADLEPLRWSENAAVTVVVASHNYPDTPRTGDPITGLDEVAAKDAPHAYVLHAGTRHEGGAVVSAGGRVLSVTATGSGLTEARERAYAAVARIGLDGSQHRTDIAAKAAAEAAEA; from the coding sequence GTGAAGGTCCTTGTCATCGGTGGCGGCGCCCGCGAACACGCCCTGTGCCGCTCCCTGTCCCTCGACCCCGACGTCACCGCCCTGTACTGCGCTCCCGGGAACGCCGGGATCGCGGAGGTGGCGGAACTGCACGCGGTCGACGCCCTCGACGGCGCCGCCGTGGCCGCGCTGGCCACGGAGCTCGGCGCCGAGCTGGTGATCGTGGGCCCGGAGGCCCCGCTGGTCGCCGGTGTCGCCGACGCCGTGCGCGCGGCGGGCATCCCCTGCTTCGGCCCCTCCGGGGAGGCCGCGCGGCTGGAGGGCTCCAAGGCGTTCGCGAAGGACGTGATGGCGGGTGCCGGCGTCCCCACGGCGCGCTCCTACGTCTGCGCGACGCCGGAGGAGGTCGAGGAGGCGCTCGACGCCTTCGGGGCGCCGTACGTCGTCAAGGACGACGGCCTGGCGGCCGGCAAGGGCGTCGTCGTGACCGACGACCTCGAAGCGGCGCGCGCGCACGCCAACGCCTGCGACCGCGTCGTCATCGAGGAGTTCCTCGACGGCCCCGAGGTCTCCCTCTTCGCGATCACCGACGGCACGACGGTCGTCCCGCTCCAGCCCGCCCAGGACTTCAAGCGCGCGCTGGACGGCGACGAGGGCCCGAACACCGGCGGCATGGGCGCGTACTCGCCGCTGCCCTGGGCGGACCCGAAGCTCGTCGAGGAGGTCATGGAGAGCGTCCTCCAGCCGACCGTCGACGAACTGCGCCGCCGCGGCACACCGTTCTCCGGACTGCTCTACGCCGGTCTGGCGATCACCAGCCGCGGTGTGCGGGTCATCGAGTTCAACGCCCGCTTCGGCGACCCCGAGACCCAGGTGGTCCTCGCCCGGCTGAAGACCCCGCTCGCCGGTGTCCTGCTGGCGTCCGCGAACGCCACCCTCGCCGATCTCGAACCGCTGCGCTGGAGCGAGAACGCGGCGGTCACCGTGGTCGTGGCCTCGCACAACTACCCGGACACCCCGCGCACCGGCGACCCGATCACCGGGCTCGACGAGGTGGCCGCGAAGGACGCCCCGCACGCGTACGTCCTGCACGCCGGCACCCGGCACGAGGGCGGCGCGGTGGTCAGCGCGGGCGGTCGCGTGCTGTCCGTCACGGCGACCGGATCCGGCCTCACCGAGGCCCGCGAGCGCGCCTACGCGGCGGTCGCCCGCATCGGTCTCGACGGCTCCCAGCACCGCACGGACATCGCGGCGAAGGCGGCCGCGGAAGCGGCCGAGGCATAG